The Vicinamibacterales bacterium region GAGCCAAACCGTGTGGATCGAATCCCGCCCGGTCCGCCTGTCTCTGATCAGGAATGCCGACGCCATCGTCTGGCTCCCGCAGATCGGCCCCCCGCACGTGCCGCTCCCGCTGCTGATGGTCCTGGGCGGTATGCACTATCGGAAGACGCTTGCGGTGTTGGCGGTGCTGCTGCTGGTCGCAGGCGGTTCGGCGCTCGTGTGGCGCCGCCGCCCGCGTCCTGCCCGGTCGTCGCGCGCGGCTTGAACTATCGCGTCGGCACCGTCTGCTTGACTTCGACGGGATCGACGAACGGCATCATCCGCCGCAGTTCGACGCCGACCTGCTCGAGGAGCTGACCCTGTTCCTCGGCGCGGTGCGCGTTGAAGCTCGGACGGCCCTTCTCGTTCTCGGCGATCCACATCTTGGCGAAGCGGCCGCTGCGGATGTCGTCGAGCATCCGCTTCATCTCGGCCTTCGTCTCGGCCGTGACCAGCCGCGCGCCGCCGGTATAGTCGCCGAATTCGGCGGTGTCGCTGATCGAGTAGCGCATGTAGTTGAGGCCGCCGCGGTACATGAGGTCGACGATCAGCTTCAGCTCGTGGAGGCACTCGAAGTAGGCGATTTCAGGCTGGTAGCCCGCCTCGACGAGCGTCTCGAAACCGGCCTTCACCAGCGCGCTCGTGCCGCCGCAGAGCACCGCCTGCTCGCCGAACAGATCCGTCTCGGTCTCCTCGGTGAACGTCGTCTCGACGACGCCGGCGCGGGTGACGCCGATGCCCTTGCCGTAGGAGAGCGCCAGTTCGCGCGCCTTGCCGCTGGCATCCTGGTGAATCGCCACCAGCGCCGGCGTGCCGCCGCCTTCCTTGAACAGTTCGCGGACCCGGTGGCCCGGCGACTTCGGCGCGATCATCGACACGTCGACGTTGGCGGGCGGCTGGATCGTGCCGAAGCGGATGTTGAAGCCGTGCGCGAACATCAGCGTCGCGCCGGGTTTCAGGTTCGGCTCGATCGATTCCTTGTAGAGCTTTCCCTGGCCGTGGTCGGGTGTCAGCACCATCACGACGTCCGCCTCGCGGACGGCCTCGGCGACGTCGAGGGCGCGCAGCCCGTCTTTCTCTGCCTTGGCGCGCGAGGCGCTGCCGGGCGGCAGACCGACGCGCACGTCGACGCCGCTGTCCTTCAGGTTCAGCGCGTGCGCGTGCCCCTGGGACCCGTATCCGATCACGGCCACCTTCTTCGCTTGAATGAGCGCGAGGTCCGCGTCCTTGTCGTAGTACATCTTCGCCATTGCCACTCCGTATCCGGCCGTTTATCCGCGGCTCCGCGTGTGTGTATCCGTGCTCTAGACCGAGAACGACACGCCGCTGTCGAACTCGACTTCCTTGTCGCCGGCCGGCCGTTCGGCGGCGGCCAGGATCGGCGCGCTGCTGCCGCGCGCCATCGCGACCCGGCCGGTGCGCGCCATCTCGAGCACGCCGTACGGCTTGAGCATCTCGACCAGTCCGTCGATCTTGTCTTCGGTGCCGGTGATCTCGATAATCAGCGAGTCGGGCGAGACGTCGACGACCCGGGCCCGGAAGACGTCGACGAGCTGCATGATCGGGCCGCGCGAGGCTTCGGTCGCGGCAACCTTTATCATCGCCAGGTCTCGGAAGACGACCGGCTGCGGCGTGACGTTCTCGACGCTGATCACGTTGACGAGCTTGTAGAGATTGGCTTCGATTCGCGGCACCGCGCGCTCGTCGGAGTCCATCACGATCGTCATGCGCGAGATGCCCGCCCGCTCGGTGTGCCCGACGGTCAGCGACTCGATGTTGAAGCCGCGGCGACGGATGAGCGAGGTGACGCGCGTCAGCACGCCCGGCTGGTCCTCGACGTGAACGATGAAAGTGGTCTGCATAGGCTTCTCTGCCAACTGTCGACTGTCCGCTGCCAATGGCCCTAGACGTCCTCGCCGGTTTCGGCGATCGGACTGGGCCGGCGAATCATCTGATGCAGCGCCGCGCCCGCCGGCACCATCGGATAGACCGTGTCTTCCTGCTCCACGGCGAAGTCGATGAGCACCGTCTCGCGCGCCTTGCGCGCCGCCTGCACCGCCGGGATCACTTCGTCGCGCTTCCGCACGTTGATGCCGCGAATGCCGTAGGCGTCGGCGATCTTGACGAAATCCGGGCTGAGCAGCGGCGTCGCCGCGTAGCGGCGCTCGTAGAAGAACTCTTGCCACTGCCGCACCATGCCGAGGTAGCCGTTGTTGATGATCGCGATGTTGATGTCGATGCCTTCCTGGACGATCGTCGCCAGCTCGCTCATCGTCATCTGGAAGCCGCCGTCGCCGACGACGACCCAGACCTCCGCGTTGGGCCGCGCGATCTTGGCGCCGATCGCCGCCGGCAGCGCGAAGCCCATCGTGCCGAGACCACCGGATGTGATCAGCGACCGCGGCACGTCGTGGTGGTAGTACTGCGCCTCCCACATCTGGTGCTGGCCGACGTCGGTCACCACCAGCGCCTTGCCGCTGGTGGCGCGCCACAGATCGTTGATGACGTGCGCGGCGTAGAGGTGCCCTTCGTCGGGCAGGTTCTTGATGTCGAGGACGGCCGAGCCCCCCTTCAACTCGTCGATCTTGCGCAGCCAGGCGCTGCGATCGCCCGGCGCGATCGCCGGCAGCAGGCGAGGCAGCACGTCGCGCACGTCGCCGATGATGCCGACGTCGACCGGCACGTTCTTGTTGATTTCCGCGGGATCGATCTCGACGTGGATCTTCTTCGCGTTGGGCGCGTAGCTGGCAAGGGTGCCGGTGACCCGATCGTCGAAGCGCATGCCAATCGCGATCAGCAGGTCCGCCTCCTGGATCGCGGTGTTGACCCAGGCCTCGCCGTGCATCCCCATCATGCCGAGGTTGAGCGTGTGCGAGGCGGGGAAGGCGCCGATGCCGAGCAGCGTCATCGCCACCGGGATCTGGGTCCGCTCGGCAAACGCCTTGAACTCCGCCATGGCGTTGCCCAGCAGGATGCCGTGGCCGGCGAGGATGACCGGCCGCTCGGCCGCGTTGATGAGCGCGAGCGCCTCGCGGAAATTCGCCTCCTGCGGCGGCGGTCCGGGGCGGCCGTGCGGACGCGGAGCCGCCGCGTCGTAGTCGAACTCCGCCTGCGACTGCTGCGCGTCCTTGGTGATGTCGATCAGCACCGGACCGGG contains the following coding sequences:
- the ilvC gene encoding ketol-acid reductoisomerase codes for the protein MAKMYYDKDADLALIQAKKVAVIGYGSQGHAHALNLKDSGVDVRVGLPPGSASRAKAEKDGLRALDVAEAVREADVVMVLTPDHGQGKLYKESIEPNLKPGATLMFAHGFNIRFGTIQPPANVDVSMIAPKSPGHRVRELFKEGGGTPALVAIHQDASGKARELALSYGKGIGVTRAGVVETTFTEETETDLFGEQAVLCGGTSALVKAGFETLVEAGYQPEIAYFECLHELKLIVDLMYRGGLNYMRYSISDTAEFGDYTGGARLVTAETKAEMKRMLDDIRSGRFAKMWIAENEKGRPSFNAHRAEEQGQLLEQVGVELRRMMPFVDPVEVKQTVPTR
- the ilvN gene encoding acetolactate synthase small subunit encodes the protein MQTTFIVHVEDQPGVLTRVTSLIRRRGFNIESLTVGHTERAGISRMTIVMDSDERAVPRIEANLYKLVNVISVENVTPQPVVFRDLAMIKVAATEASRGPIMQLVDVFRARVVDVSPDSLIIEITGTEDKIDGLVEMLKPYGVLEMARTGRVAMARGSSAPILAAAERPAGDKEVEFDSGVSFSV
- the ilvB gene encoding biosynthetic-type acetolactate synthase large subunit, encoding MKKTGAQILWECLVREGVADVFGYPGGAILPAYDAMLAYPIRHILTRHEQGATHMADGYARATGKVGVAIATSGPGATNMVTGLATAMMDSSPIVCITGQVGSRLIGSDAFQETDITGVTLPVTKHNYLVTRAADVAPAVREAFYLAKNGRPGPVLIDITKDAQQSQAEFDYDAAAPRPHGRPGPPPQEANFREALALINAAERPVILAGHGILLGNAMAEFKAFAERTQIPVAMTLLGIGAFPASHTLNLGMMGMHGEAWVNTAIQEADLLIAIGMRFDDRVTGTLASYAPNAKKIHVEIDPAEINKNVPVDVGIIGDVRDVLPRLLPAIAPGDRSAWLRKIDELKGGSAVLDIKNLPDEGHLYAAHVINDLWRATSGKALVVTDVGQHQMWEAQYYHHDVPRSLITSGGLGTMGFALPAAIGAKIARPNAEVWVVVGDGGFQMTMSELATIVQEGIDINIAIINNGYLGMVRQWQEFFYERRYAATPLLSPDFVKIADAYGIRGINVRKRDEVIPAVQAARKARETVLIDFAVEQEDTVYPMVPAGAALHQMIRRPSPIAETGEDV